From a single Larimichthys crocea isolate SSNF chromosome XIII, L_crocea_2.0, whole genome shotgun sequence genomic region:
- the LOC104922519 gene encoding alpha-elapitoxin-As2a: MGRILFGVLAAVASIMLVDSLTCNQCQYGLLGFCLSSSELTCSTNTSVCFTGKATFPSVSSSVGFNTQGCREPMGCNATMNATLIGVTYQTRIECCSTDKCNPVQLSGAPSTKMTLTAALGAAILASVWGSML; encoded by the exons ATGGGAAGGATCTTATTTGGAGTGCTTGCAGCTGTTGCATCTATCATGCTAG TGGACAGTCTGACCTGTAACCAGTGCCAATATGGACTTCTCGGGTTTTGCCTCAGCTCTAGCGAACTGACCTGCAGCACCAACACCAGCGTCTGCTTCACTGGAAAAGCAA CTTTCCCATCCGTCTCCAGCTCCGTGGGCTTCAACACTCAGGGTTGCCGTGAGCCCATGGGCTGTAACGCAACCATGAACGCTACCCTGATTGGTGTTACCTACCAGACCAGAATCGAGTGCTGCTCAACAGACAAGTGCAACCCCGTCCAGCTCAGCGGTGCCCCTTCCACAAAGATGACCCTCACTGCCGCCCTCGGTGCAGCCATCCTGGCCTCTGTGTGGGGAAGCATGCTATAA